CCGTCTCGGTGGTGTAACTCCGGCTGGGGTTGGTTTCGGGTTGAGGGGAAGGACTCGTCACATTAATGACTGTAGGCTTGGGTGAATGACGAGACCGGAGCTGGCGTGAAGGAAAAGCGGTGGCATGCCACGCGCAGTCCATAGAGCGGTCCGTCCTTCTAGGCGAGGAATGAAAGTCTCAAATGCCTGGGGGTTTTAACCACGGATTTCTCGGATGACTCGGATGGAAAGGAATATCTGAACTTCACTTCCGATCCCTTACAGGTTCTTAATCCGTGGGATCAGTGGAATCCGTGGTTCACCAGCTCCTCTTCCTCTCTGCGCTCTTCCCGTCTCGGTGGTGTAACTCCCCTGCGCCTCAATGCGACACATTGACCGCAGAGGATTTTTCTCGGCAACGGGAGCCGCTCAGGGCATGCCTAGCGGTAACGATGAAAACTCGGATGCTTCTTCTCCCGGTGCTCGCTTTGCTTTGCGTCGCTCTTTCATCAACGGGGCTGGAGCGCCCCGGGGTCGAGTTCAAGATCTTCCAGTTCCCGCCCGACAAGATTCCTCGCATCGATGGCCACGCGGAGGATTGGGCCATAGTCCCGGAGGGCTATGTCATTGGGATGGACCAGCTGAGCGACACGGTTGGCGGGCGCGGGACAAATTACCAGCGGGCTGATCTCGATGTTCGTGTGCGGGTTGGGTGGGTGAAGGGGATCAACCAACTCTACTTCCTCTACGAGGCTTCCGACGACTACTGGGACTTTGGGCGGACGGATTTACACAATGACATCTTCGAGCTGGTGGTCGATGGGGACCTTTCGGGTGGTCCCTTCATCAAACACCAGCATCCCTACTTCAAGAAACCCGAGGATGCACACGCCAGTTTCCATGGAGTGCATGCTCAGAACTATCACATCTTCACCCCGTCGGAGGGGAAGGATTGGACGATGGTGTGGGGTTGCCAGCCCTGGATCAAAGAGTTGCCCTTCGCCAACGCGGCTCAGAATTATCAGTTTCGCCCAGGACAGAGCGGGAGGTATGTTTTGGAGTTCTGGATCACCCCGTTTGATTTTGCTCCGGCGGATGGTCCGGGGCG
This genomic interval from Verrucomicrobiales bacterium contains the following:
- a CDS encoding PKD domain-containing protein, with the protein product MLLLPVLALLCVALSSTGLERPGVEFKIFQFPPDKIPRIDGHAEDWAIVPEGYVIGMDQLSDTVGGRGTNYQRADLDVRVRVGWVKGINQLYFLYEASDDYWDFGRTDLHNDIFELVVDGDLSGGPFIKHQHPYFKKPEDAHASFHGVHAQNYHIFTPSEGKDWTMVWGCQPWIKELPFANAAQNYQFRPGQSGRYVLEFWITPFDFAPADGPGRAVVSDLKENALIGLSWAVLDYDDEKATSNKAFWNLSHKTTMYGNASDLCAFRLMPLEAALRQPVEAQWSFKIIDPVRRLVAFRDESTGDLKSWKWDFGDGSTSSERHPQHGYEKGGEFTVVLWVEGPAGKSRRAKVWDVVVPGS